The segment TACATTGGCAAGATTAGAGCTATTCTGCTTGATACTTACTGTGAAAACTCTTTTGGAGGAACAGGTAAGACTTTTGATTGGGAAATAGCAAAGGTCGTTAAAGAAAGGTTTAACGTTCCGGTAATTCTTTCAGGTGGACTAAATCCTGAAAATGTTGCAGAAGCTATCAAAAAAGTAAATCCTTACGCTGTTGATGTTAGTAGTGGTGTTGAGAAAGAACCAGGAAAGAAAGATAAGGATAAAGTTCAACAATTCATTAAAACTGCAAAATGTTCATAACAGTTGCATTTTCTAAAAATCTTTATATGTTGAATAGAAAAGGCTAAAGGAGTACATCATGGGAACAAAAGGTAGAGCTCTAGTGGGAGAGCACGCGGATAGGATAATTGAACTTCTTAACAAAGCCCTTTGTGATGAGTGGCTTGCTTATTACCAGTATTGGATAGGTTCGAAAGTTATTAAAGGTCCTATGAAAGATGCAGTAATTGCTGAGCTTGTACAACACGCAAATGATGAATTAAGACATGCGGATATGCTTGTTATGAGAATTTTAGAGCTTGGAGGAACTCCAGTTCTTTCTCCAAAACAATGGTTTGAGCTTACAAACTGTGGATACGATGCACCAGAAGATCCTTTTGTAAAGAAAATACTTGAACAGAATATAAAGGGAGAACAGTGTGCAATAGATACTTATAACCAAATCTTGAAGCTGACTAAAGATATTGACCCCATTACTTACAATTTAGTTTTACAAATACTTACAGATGAAGTAGAACACGAGGAAGATTTACAGTCCTTACTTGAAGATCTAGAAAACTTAAACTTCTTAAAATAAGGAAAGGGGGAGAATTCCCCCTATTCTTCATCTTCTTCAACAACCTCAATTTTGAGTTCTTCAAGTTGTTCTGGTCTAACTGTATCAGGAGCACCGGTAAGTAAACACTGGCCTCTTTGGGTCTTTGGAAAGGCTATAACATCTCTAATGGACTCTTCTTTTCTCATAATTGCACAGAGTCTATCAAGTCCAAAAGCCATTCCTCCGTGTGGTGGAGCACCATACTTTAACGCTTCAAGTAAAAATCCAAATCTCTCATTGGCTTCTTCCTCTGAAAGTCCTATCACCTTGAACACTTTTTCCTGAACGTCTTCTCTGTGGATACGAATACTTCCTCCACCAATCTCTACACCATTTAAAACCAAATCGTATGCCCTTGCTCTAACTTTTTCTGGGTTATCTAGAAGCTTCTCGATGTCTTCTTCTTTTGGACTTGTAAATGGATGGTGGAGTGCTTCCCACCTTTCTTCTTCTTCGTTCCATTCAAACATTGGAAAGTCTACAACCCATAGAACATTTATCTTATTGTCATCTATAAGATTTACCATTCTTGCAAGCTTTAATCTAAGGTTTGAAAGTGCTGCGTTAACAACGGAAGGTTTATCTGCAACGAAAAAGAGAATATCTCCCACTTTCGCTTCTAGTCTTTCTAAAATCTTGTTCATCTCTCCTTCTGTGAAAAACTTAACAATTGGAGACTGAAGGCCGCTATCTAGAACCTTAATCCACGCAAGCCCCTTTGCTCCATATACTCCTACAAACTTTGTTAAATCGTCAATCTCTTTTCTTGAAAGGTTAGCACCGCCTTTGAAGTTTATAGCCTTTACGATACCACCATTTTCAACTACTGTTCTAAATACCTTGAAGCTACAAGATTTAACAATGTCTGTGATTTCCTTTAACTCAAGTCCAAACCTTGTATCTGGTCTATCGGTTCCAAAACGGCTCATTGCCTCATCATAAGACATTACAGGAATTTCTCCAATTTCTATGTCAAGGAGTTCTTTATAAAGTCTCCTTAAAAGTTTTTCGGCTATATCCATTACATCTCTTTCCTTTACAAAGGACATTTCAAAGTCTATTTGGGTGAATTCCGGCTGTCTGTCAGCCCTTAAATCTTCATCCCTAAAACATCTTGCAATCTGGTAGTATCTATCAAACCCAGCTACCATTAAAATTTGCTTAAAGAGTTGTGGAGACTGGGGAAG is part of the Desulfurobacteriaceae bacterium genome and harbors:
- a CDS encoding phosphoribosylanthranilate isomerase, with protein sequence YIGKIRAILLDTYCENSFGGTGKTFDWEIAKVVKERFNVPVILSGGLNPENVAEAIKKVNPYAVDVSSGVEKEPGKKDKDKVQQFIKTAKCS
- a CDS encoding ferritin-like domain-containing protein, producing the protein MGTKGRALVGEHADRIIELLNKALCDEWLAYYQYWIGSKVIKGPMKDAVIAELVQHANDELRHADMLVMRILELGGTPVLSPKQWFELTNCGYDAPEDPFVKKILEQNIKGEQCAIDTYNQILKLTKDIDPITYNLVLQILTDEVEHEEDLQSLLEDLENLNFLK
- the aspS gene encoding aspartate--tRNA ligase, with amino-acid sequence MLENFGNFERTHYCGEVKTSDIGKKVKLAGWVDSTRDHGGVVFVDLRDRTGIIQVVFAPEISEELVEKAKKLRHEYVIAVEGKVRRRPEGTENPKLKTGEIEVYVENLKILNKSLPLPFPIEDEIKVGEEARLKYRFLDLRRKRMMDNIIFRHKLYQITRSVFNEEGFIEIETPYLTKSTPEGARDFLVPSRIYPGKFYALPQSPQLFKQILMVAGFDRYYQIARCFRDEDLRADRQPEFTQIDFEMSFVKERDVMDIAEKLLRRLYKELLDIEIGEIPVMSYDEAMSRFGTDRPDTRFGLELKEITDIVKSCSFKVFRTVVENGGIVKAINFKGGANLSRKEIDDLTKFVGVYGAKGLAWIKVLDSGLQSPIVKFFTEGEMNKILERLEAKVGDILFFVADKPSVVNAALSNLRLKLARMVNLIDDNKINVLWVVDFPMFEWNEEEERWEALHHPFTSPKEEDIEKLLDNPEKVRARAYDLVLNGVEIGGGSIRIHREDVQEKVFKVIGLSEEEANERFGFLLEALKYGAPPHGGMAFGLDRLCAIMRKEESIRDVIAFPKTQRGQCLLTGAPDTVRPEQLEELKIEVVEEDEE